A part of Paenarthrobacter sp. A20 genomic DNA contains:
- a CDS encoding quinone oxidoreductase, whose translation MTHAIVARQPGGPDVLEYASVEPPTPGPGQLLIKVAAAGVNFIETYQRSGAYKVEYPFTPGTEAAGTVEAVGDGVEDISVGDRIATAEGSRTYAEYAIVDASKALPVPAGVDDHTAAALPLQGITAHYLMNSSFRVEPGHTVLLHAGAGGVGLLLTQLLKARGARVITTVSSDEKAHLSTLAGADEVLRYDGFADKVRELTDGDGVNVVYDGVGKDTFDDSLKSLRIRGAMVLFGAASGPVPPFDPQRLNAAGSLNLTRPTMAHFVQNTHERRWRSAEIFDAAANGTLAVRVGATYPLAEAAQAHRDLEGRLTTGKVLLVP comes from the coding sequence ATGACGCACGCCATCGTTGCACGGCAGCCCGGAGGACCTGACGTCCTTGAGTATGCATCCGTGGAACCACCAACACCTGGCCCCGGCCAGCTGCTGATCAAGGTCGCAGCTGCCGGGGTCAACTTCATTGAGACTTATCAACGCAGCGGGGCCTACAAGGTGGAATACCCCTTCACCCCGGGCACCGAAGCAGCCGGCACCGTCGAGGCCGTTGGCGACGGGGTGGAGGACATTTCCGTTGGCGATCGGATTGCCACCGCCGAGGGGTCCCGGACCTACGCCGAGTACGCCATCGTGGACGCAAGCAAGGCACTCCCGGTTCCCGCCGGCGTCGACGATCACACAGCCGCAGCCTTGCCGCTGCAGGGAATTACAGCCCACTATCTGATGAACTCCTCCTTCCGCGTGGAGCCCGGCCACACCGTTCTGCTTCACGCAGGCGCAGGTGGCGTTGGTCTGCTGTTGACGCAACTGCTGAAGGCCCGCGGAGCCCGTGTGATCACCACCGTGTCCTCGGACGAAAAAGCCCATCTGTCCACCCTGGCCGGCGCCGACGAGGTACTCCGCTACGACGGATTTGCTGACAAGGTCCGCGAACTTACCGACGGCGACGGCGTCAACGTGGTGTACGACGGCGTCGGCAAGGACACCTTTGACGATTCCCTGAAGAGCCTGCGCATCCGCGGCGCCATGGTGCTCTTCGGCGCAGCCTCCGGACCGGTGCCACCCTTCGATCCCCAGCGCCTGAACGCCGCGGGTTCCCTCAATCTCACCAGGCCCACGATGGCCCATTTCGTGCAAAACACCCACGAGCGCCGCTGGCGCTCAGCGGAGATTTTCGACGCCGCCGCCAACGGCACTCTCGCTGTCAGGGTCGGAGCGACGTACCCCCTGGCAGAGGCAGCCCAGGCCCACCGGGACTTGGAAGGCCGCCTCACCACGGGCAAAGTCCTGCTGGTGCCGTAG
- a CDS encoding acyl-CoA desaturase, whose product MSPTSTAERPKARAIQPNPVVQSYSELLKSVKAAGLLERRSGFYIWVFVALALLMAGTWLGFALIGESWYQLLIAAAVGILCTQLSFLAHEAGHKQIFASRRANDWSARLLATGVAGISYSWWEQKHGAHHNHPNVISKDPDIRNNALVFYEDAAAERKGRLAFLTKKQGWFFFPLLTLLGLSLQFDSLRFVFGKQKVRHRWVETPILVARLAALPVLAFTFLPIGMAFAFLGVQIMVYGFYMGASFAPNHKGMPVLPKDSRVDFLNRQILTSRNISGGIFMDFLLGGLNRQVEHHLFPDMARPHLYKATKIVREFCAKHSIPYTETTLMQSYGIVVSYLNEVGLAAGRGFDCPVASTHGRF is encoded by the coding sequence ATGTCACCCACGTCCACCGCTGAGCGCCCCAAAGCTCGCGCTATTCAACCCAATCCCGTCGTCCAAAGCTATTCAGAGCTCCTCAAGAGCGTTAAAGCCGCAGGACTCCTCGAACGCCGGAGCGGCTTCTACATCTGGGTCTTCGTGGCCCTGGCACTCCTCATGGCCGGCACTTGGCTCGGCTTCGCCTTGATCGGCGAATCCTGGTACCAACTCCTGATCGCCGCAGCTGTGGGCATTCTCTGCACACAACTGAGCTTCCTGGCGCACGAGGCCGGGCACAAGCAGATCTTCGCCTCACGCCGTGCCAACGACTGGTCAGCCCGCCTCCTGGCCACCGGCGTCGCCGGGATCAGCTACTCCTGGTGGGAGCAGAAGCATGGTGCCCACCACAACCACCCCAATGTCATTTCCAAAGACCCGGATATCCGGAACAACGCCCTGGTGTTCTACGAGGATGCGGCCGCTGAGCGCAAGGGACGCCTGGCGTTCCTCACCAAGAAGCAGGGCTGGTTCTTCTTCCCGCTCCTGACGCTGCTGGGCCTGAGCCTGCAGTTCGATTCGCTTCGCTTTGTCTTCGGCAAGCAGAAGGTACGCCACCGCTGGGTGGAGACGCCCATCCTCGTGGCAAGGCTCGCGGCTCTTCCAGTGCTCGCCTTCACCTTCCTCCCCATCGGAATGGCATTCGCGTTCCTTGGCGTGCAAATCATGGTCTATGGCTTCTATATGGGAGCCTCTTTCGCGCCCAATCACAAGGGCATGCCGGTCCTCCCCAAGGACAGCCGTGTTGACTTCCTCAACCGCCAGATCCTGACCTCGCGCAATATCTCCGGTGGCATCTTCATGGACTTCCTCCTCGGTGGGCTCAACCGTCAGGTGGAGCACCACTTGTTCCCGGACATGGCCCGCCCCCATTTGTACAAGGCCACGAAAATCGTGCGTGAATTCTGCGCCAAGCACTCAATTCCCTATACGGAAACGACGCTGATGCAGTCCTACGGGATCGTGGTCAGCTACCTCAACGAAGTGGGCCTCGCCGCCGGACGCGGCTTCGACTGCCCGGTGGCGTCGACGCACGGACGCTTCTAG
- the argC gene encoding N-acetyl-gamma-glutamyl-phosphate reductase, producing MTISVAVSGASGYAGGEVLRLLAGHPNVTIGAITAHSNAGSRLGELQPHLHGLASRILEDTTVENLSGHDVVFLALPHGASAEIAAQLPEGTVVIDAGADHRLQDAAAWEKFYGSAHAGTWPYGLPELPGQREALKGATRIAVPGCYPTSALLALTPGFANNLLLTDDVVIVSASGTSGAGKAAKVNLIGAEVMGSMSPYGVGGGHRHTPEIEQGLSNAAGEPVTVSFTPTLVPMSRGILTTATAKVGHGVTEAELRQAWADAYDDEPFVHLLPEGQWPTTKSVQASNHAVMQLAFDQHTGRVIVTCAIDNLTKGTAGGAVQSMNIALGLDETAGLNLQGVAP from the coding sequence ATGACTATTTCTGTTGCCGTCTCCGGTGCCAGCGGCTATGCCGGAGGAGAAGTGCTGCGCTTGCTTGCGGGCCATCCGAACGTCACCATCGGTGCGATCACTGCGCACAGCAATGCCGGTTCAAGACTAGGGGAGTTGCAGCCGCATCTCCATGGTTTGGCCAGCAGGATTCTTGAAGACACCACCGTGGAAAACCTGTCCGGCCACGATGTCGTGTTCCTGGCCCTGCCGCACGGAGCTTCCGCTGAGATCGCGGCCCAGCTGCCGGAAGGCACGGTAGTCATCGACGCCGGCGCGGACCACCGCCTCCAGGATGCCGCGGCGTGGGAAAAGTTCTACGGTTCGGCACATGCGGGAACGTGGCCTTACGGCCTGCCGGAATTGCCAGGCCAGCGCGAGGCCCTCAAGGGTGCCACCCGCATCGCCGTCCCCGGCTGCTACCCGACGTCGGCCCTGCTGGCCTTGACGCCCGGGTTCGCCAACAACCTCCTCCTGACGGACGACGTCGTGATTGTCTCCGCCTCAGGTACCTCCGGTGCCGGCAAAGCAGCCAAGGTCAACCTTATTGGGGCTGAAGTCATGGGTTCCATGAGTCCCTACGGCGTAGGTGGCGGACACCGCCACACTCCTGAAATCGAACAAGGGCTGTCCAACGCTGCTGGCGAGCCGGTGACGGTGTCCTTCACGCCTACCCTGGTTCCCATGAGCCGGGGCATCCTCACTACGGCCACAGCGAAAGTTGGCCACGGCGTCACTGAAGCCGAGCTTCGCCAAGCCTGGGCAGATGCTTACGACGACGAACCGTTCGTGCACCTTCTTCCAGAAGGCCAGTGGCCCACCACCAAATCGGTGCAGGCTTCCAACCACGCCGTGATGCAGTTGGCCTTCGACCAGCACACGGGCCGCGTGATCGTGACCTGCGCTATCGACAACCTCACCAAGGGGACCGCAGGCGGAGCCGTGCAGTCCATGAACATTGCCCTCGGCCTGGACGAAACCGCCGGCCTGAACCTGCAGGGAGTTGCACCGTGA
- the argJ gene encoding bifunctional glutamate N-acetyltransferase/amino-acid acetyltransferase ArgJ: MTITAPKGFRAAGIKAGIKASGNPDFALVVNDGPSKAAAAVFTSNRVAAAPVHWSRQVVSDGRVDAVVLNSGGANACTGPQGFQNTHATAEKVAEVLGVSASDVVVCSTGLIGEQLPMDKILPGVDAAFRELSEDGGSAAATAIMTTDSVSKEAVFTGLDAEGKQFTVGGIAKGAGMLAPGLATMLVVLTTDAQVPADELDVVLRDATRVTFDRADSDGCMSTNDTVVLLSSGASEALPSTEQLGAAVTQVCAELARKLIGDAEGASHDIAIRTFNAASERDAEIVSRSVARSNLFKAAIFGKDPNWGRVLSAVGTTDAVFEADQLNVAMNGVQICRNGAIGDDRNLVDLEPREVLVEIDLQAGDAEATIWTNDLTHDYVHENSAYSS; the protein is encoded by the coding sequence GTGACCATTACCGCACCCAAGGGATTCCGCGCCGCTGGCATCAAGGCCGGCATCAAGGCCTCCGGCAACCCGGATTTTGCCCTCGTGGTCAACGACGGTCCGTCCAAGGCCGCCGCCGCAGTCTTCACCTCCAACCGGGTAGCCGCTGCGCCGGTTCATTGGTCCCGCCAAGTGGTCAGTGATGGCCGTGTAGACGCAGTAGTCCTGAACTCCGGTGGCGCCAACGCCTGCACCGGGCCGCAAGGGTTCCAGAACACGCACGCCACGGCTGAGAAAGTGGCCGAAGTGCTGGGTGTCTCAGCTTCCGACGTCGTGGTTTGTTCCACCGGTCTGATCGGCGAGCAGCTGCCGATGGACAAGATCCTTCCGGGCGTGGATGCGGCTTTCCGCGAATTGTCGGAAGATGGCGGCTCCGCTGCCGCCACGGCGATCATGACCACGGACAGTGTGTCCAAAGAAGCAGTCTTCACAGGTTTGGACGCCGAAGGAAAACAGTTCACCGTGGGAGGCATCGCCAAGGGTGCCGGCATGTTGGCGCCGGGTCTGGCAACCATGCTGGTGGTCCTGACGACGGATGCCCAGGTGCCGGCAGATGAGCTCGACGTCGTCCTTCGCGACGCCACCCGGGTCACCTTTGACCGCGCAGACTCTGACGGTTGCATGTCCACCAATGACACCGTTGTGCTGCTGTCATCGGGAGCCTCTGAGGCCTTGCCGTCCACCGAGCAGTTGGGCGCAGCCGTGACGCAGGTCTGTGCTGAACTGGCTCGCAAGTTGATCGGAGACGCCGAGGGCGCCAGCCACGACATTGCGATCCGTACCTTCAACGCAGCCAGCGAACGCGACGCCGAAATCGTCAGCCGCAGTGTTGCCCGGTCCAACCTCTTCAAAGCTGCCATCTTCGGTAAGGATCCCAACTGGGGCCGCGTGCTCTCAGCTGTGGGAACCACTGATGCAGTGTTCGAGGCGGACCAACTCAACGTCGCCATGAACGGTGTGCAGATCTGCCGCAACGGCGCTATCGGTGATGACCGCAACCTGGTGGACCTGGAGCCTCGCGAAGTGCTGGTTGAAATCGACCTTCAGGCCGGCGACGCCGAGGCGACCATCTGGACCAACGACCTCACGCACGACTACGTGCATGAGAACAGCGCCTACTCGAGCTGA
- the argB gene encoding acetylglutamate kinase, translating into MTAHTRETTSMSDAQDKAGTLIEALPWIQRFAGTTMVIKYGGNAMVNDDLRRAFAEDIVFLHHVGIHPVVVHGGGPQINSMLGRLGIESEFKGGLRVTTPEAMDVVRMVLTGQVGRELVGLINSHGPYAVGMSGEDGGLLRAVRTGTVVDGEEVDLGLVGEVVGVDPAGIKDILDAGRIPVISTVAPEIVDGGNGTGQTTGQVLNVNADTAAAAVASALGATKLVILTDVEGLYANWPDKSSLISSLTASELRDMLPKLESGMIPKMAACLKAIDEGVERAHIVDGRLPHSMLLETFTTAGIGTQVVPDEEVNA; encoded by the coding sequence ATGACTGCGCATACCCGCGAAACCACGTCCATGAGCGACGCCCAGGACAAAGCCGGCACGCTGATCGAGGCGTTGCCTTGGATCCAGCGTTTTGCCGGCACCACCATGGTGATCAAGTACGGCGGCAACGCCATGGTTAACGATGACCTTCGTCGCGCCTTCGCCGAAGACATCGTGTTCCTCCACCACGTGGGCATCCATCCCGTGGTGGTCCACGGCGGTGGCCCCCAGATCAACTCCATGCTCGGCCGGCTCGGCATCGAGTCCGAGTTCAAGGGTGGTCTCCGTGTCACCACTCCCGAGGCCATGGACGTAGTCCGCATGGTCCTCACGGGCCAGGTGGGCCGTGAACTGGTGGGGCTGATCAACTCACATGGTCCCTACGCCGTGGGCATGTCCGGTGAGGATGGCGGGCTGCTGCGCGCCGTTCGGACGGGCACTGTTGTTGACGGCGAAGAAGTGGACCTCGGCCTGGTGGGCGAGGTAGTTGGCGTCGACCCTGCCGGTATCAAGGACATTCTCGACGCAGGTCGTATCCCCGTGATTTCGACCGTCGCCCCGGAGATCGTGGACGGCGGAAATGGCACCGGCCAAACCACTGGGCAGGTCCTGAACGTCAACGCAGACACGGCGGCCGCAGCAGTAGCTTCGGCATTGGGTGCCACCAAGCTGGTCATCCTGACCGACGTCGAGGGCCTCTACGCCAACTGGCCGGACAAATCGTCGCTGATCTCATCGCTGACAGCCTCGGAACTCCGCGACATGCTGCCCAAGCTCGAATCGGGCATGATCCCCAAAATGGCTGCGTGCCTCAAAGCCATCGATGAAGGCGTAGAACGCGCACATATCGTCGACGGACGCCTCCCGCACTCGATGCTGCTGGAAACCTTTACGACCGCGGGCATTGGCACGCAAGTAGTACCCGACGAGGAAGTGAACGCATGA
- a CDS encoding acetylornithine transaminase, with amino-acid sequence MSETVGRNPTGDGPPARPQPLPVLASSDGDPGGSGPIAVPEHTRGSIAGSDAKASVITGVSNGADWLARYSSSLMGVFGTPQRVLVRGAGCLVWDADGKEYLDLLGGIAVNALGHAHPFVTSVISSQLATLGHVSNFFTSPTQIALAEKLLAISNAPAGSKVFFANSGTEANEAAFKLARRNNPDGKRTKIIALEGAFHGRTMGALALTAKEAYRAPFEPLPGGVVHIPFGDIDALRAAVDDSTAAVFLEPIQGEAGVRPLSTEYLQAAREATTKAGALLILDEVQTGIGRTGKWLASEDAGIVPDAVTLAKGLGGGFPVGALVTFGSTTSALLTAGQHGTTFGGNPVATAAALATLHAIESQGVLQNVLNLGAHLREGLSAVDAVTEVRGEGLLIGFDVNADVAPAMVTAALDAGFIINSPGPRTIRLAPPLILTTEQADRFLSALPALIATATAQTAKDAQ; translated from the coding sequence ATGAGCGAAACTGTTGGCCGCAACCCGACCGGCGATGGACCCCCCGCCCGTCCCCAGCCGCTCCCCGTCCTCGCAAGCTCGGACGGGGACCCCGGCGGCAGTGGGCCCATCGCGGTGCCCGAGCACACCCGGGGGTCCATCGCCGGATCGGATGCCAAAGCTTCCGTCATTACTGGAGTGAGTAATGGCGCCGACTGGCTTGCCCGTTACTCGTCCTCGCTGATGGGTGTTTTTGGTACCCCGCAGCGTGTCCTGGTCCGTGGTGCTGGGTGCCTCGTGTGGGATGCCGATGGCAAGGAGTACTTGGACCTTCTCGGCGGCATCGCAGTGAACGCCCTGGGCCACGCCCACCCTTTCGTCACCTCGGTGATTTCCAGCCAGTTGGCTACGCTCGGGCATGTATCGAACTTCTTCACCAGCCCCACGCAGATCGCACTGGCCGAGAAACTTCTGGCCATCAGCAATGCACCGGCCGGTTCCAAGGTCTTCTTTGCCAACTCCGGCACCGAGGCGAACGAGGCAGCCTTCAAGCTGGCCCGCAGGAACAACCCGGACGGGAAGCGGACCAAGATCATCGCCCTCGAGGGCGCCTTCCATGGCCGCACCATGGGCGCCTTGGCACTCACGGCGAAGGAAGCATACCGTGCGCCATTCGAGCCGTTGCCCGGTGGTGTGGTCCACATTCCGTTCGGTGACATCGATGCCCTGCGTGCCGCCGTCGACGATTCCACAGCAGCCGTTTTCCTGGAGCCGATCCAGGGCGAAGCAGGCGTCCGGCCCCTGAGTACCGAGTACCTGCAGGCCGCCCGCGAGGCAACCACCAAGGCCGGTGCGCTGTTGATCCTCGACGAAGTCCAGACCGGCATCGGCCGCACCGGAAAGTGGCTGGCCAGCGAAGACGCAGGAATTGTGCCCGATGCCGTCACGCTCGCCAAGGGCCTTGGCGGCGGCTTCCCCGTGGGTGCGCTGGTCACCTTCGGAAGTACGACGTCGGCCCTGCTCACCGCAGGGCAGCACGGCACCACCTTCGGCGGAAACCCGGTAGCTACGGCCGCCGCGCTGGCCACGCTGCACGCCATCGAAAGCCAAGGTGTCCTGCAGAACGTGCTGAACCTCGGAGCGCATCTGCGCGAGGGACTGTCTGCCGTCGATGCTGTCACTGAAGTCCGCGGCGAGGGCCTGCTGATTGGCTTCGATGTGAACGCCGACGTCGCGCCGGCCATGGTGACCGCAGCTTTGGATGCAGGCTTCATCATCAACAGTCCGGGCCCGCGGACCATCCGCCTCGCCCCTCCGCTGATCCTGACCACCGAACAGGCCGACCGATTCCTGTCAGCCCTGCCCGCCTTGATCGCCACGGCTACCGCCCAAACCGCTAAGGACGCACAGTGA
- the argF gene encoding ornithine carbamoyltransferase, which translates to MSTSTTRHFLKDTDLSPAEQAEVLELAVRMKAAPYSVQPFAAEGNGRKTVAVIFDKTSTRTRVSFATGIADMGGNALIINPGEAQIGHKESVEDTAKVLERMVSTIVWRTGAHSGLVAMAENSKVPVINALCDDYHPCQLLADLLAVKEHKGDLAGLSMAYLGDAANNMANSYLLAGVTAGMHVRISGPEGYLPSAEIVAAAQERAAETGGSVLITSDAAEALKGADVVATDTWVSMGQESEKEARMQLFREYSVDEAAMAQAAPDAVVLHCLPAYRGYEISAGVIDGPQSIVWDEAENRLHAQKALMAWLMHRSGLAFVDGLSPVEGTGESTF; encoded by the coding sequence GTGAGCACGTCAACCACCCGCCACTTCCTCAAGGACACGGACCTGAGCCCAGCCGAGCAGGCTGAGGTCCTGGAACTCGCGGTCCGGATGAAGGCAGCGCCATACAGCGTGCAACCCTTCGCCGCAGAGGGCAACGGCCGCAAGACCGTAGCAGTGATCTTTGACAAGACCTCCACACGCACGCGTGTTTCCTTTGCCACCGGCATCGCGGACATGGGCGGCAACGCACTGATCATCAACCCGGGTGAAGCGCAGATCGGCCACAAGGAATCCGTGGAGGACACGGCCAAGGTCCTGGAGCGCATGGTGTCCACCATTGTGTGGCGGACCGGTGCGCACTCCGGGCTGGTGGCCATGGCGGAAAATTCCAAGGTCCCCGTGATCAATGCCTTGTGCGACGATTACCACCCGTGCCAGCTGTTGGCCGACCTCCTGGCCGTCAAGGAACATAAGGGTGACTTGGCTGGTTTGAGCATGGCTTACTTGGGCGATGCGGCGAACAACATGGCCAACTCCTACCTGTTGGCCGGTGTCACTGCGGGTATGCACGTTCGCATCTCCGGGCCGGAGGGCTACCTGCCTTCCGCGGAGATTGTTGCCGCTGCACAGGAACGCGCTGCAGAGACCGGCGGCTCGGTGCTGATCACCAGCGATGCCGCCGAGGCCCTCAAAGGTGCGGACGTCGTGGCCACCGACACGTGGGTCTCCATGGGCCAGGAATCCGAAAAGGAAGCCAGGATGCAACTCTTCCGCGAGTACTCCGTGGACGAGGCCGCCATGGCGCAGGCTGCGCCGGACGCCGTCGTGCTTCACTGCCTTCCCGCGTACCGCGGCTACGAGATTTCGGCCGGCGTCATTGATGGCCCGCAGTCAATCGTGTGGGACGAGGCAGAGAACCGGCTCCACGCCCAGAAGGCACTCATGGCATGGCTGATGCACCGATCGGGACTTGCGTTTGTTGACGGGCTTTCCCCCGTTGAGGGCACTGGGGAGAGCACGTTCTAG
- a CDS encoding arginine repressor codes for MSANPSVPGASPATKTARQARITAILTGESVRSQAELAALLADDGVQVTQATLSRDLVELGAVRVRGKEGALVYAVPGEGGDRNAKSGVTQEILDARLTRLCGELLVTAEASGNIVVLRTPPGAANFLALAVDHSVMPSVLGTIAGDDTLLLVARDPDGGAELAARFLRMAEEAGPANQ; via the coding sequence GTGTCCGCCAATCCGTCCGTGCCGGGCGCCAGCCCTGCCACCAAGACTGCCCGGCAGGCGCGCATCACCGCGATCCTGACGGGTGAGTCCGTGCGCTCCCAGGCAGAGCTTGCAGCCCTGCTGGCGGACGACGGCGTTCAGGTCACCCAAGCCACCCTGTCCCGCGACCTTGTGGAACTCGGCGCAGTCCGGGTCCGTGGCAAGGAAGGCGCGTTGGTTTATGCCGTTCCGGGGGAGGGCGGGGACCGCAACGCCAAGAGCGGGGTCACGCAGGAAATCTTGGACGCACGGTTGACCAGGCTTTGCGGCGAACTTCTGGTCACCGCGGAGGCGTCGGGCAACATCGTTGTCCTCCGCACCCCGCCTGGAGCCGCCAACTTCCTGGCACTGGCCGTGGACCACTCGGTGATGCCCTCTGTATTAGGTACGATCGCAGGCGACGACACTTTGCTGTTGGTCGCCCGGGATCCCGATGGCGGGGCGGAACTGGCGGCCCGTTTTCTGCGCATGGCCGAAGAAGCCGGGCCGGCCAACCAATAG
- a CDS encoding argininosuccinate synthase produces MTERIVLAYSGGLDTSVAIGWIGEATGAEVIAVAVDVGQGGESLETIRQRALGCGAVEAYVADARDEFANEYAMPTLKANALYQGHYPLVSAISRPVIVKHLVKAAREFGATTVAHGCTGKGNDQVRFEVGIQTLGPDLKCIAPVRDLALTRDKAIAFAEEKGLPIETTKKNPYSIDQNVWGRAVETGYLEDIWNAPTKDIYDYTATPEFPPAPDEVTISFQAGVPVAIDGVKVTPLQAIQELNRRAGAQGVGRIDVVEDRLVGIKSREIYEAPGAMALITAHKHLEDITIEREQARFKATVGQRWSELVYDGQWFSPLKRSLDAFIEDTQQYVSGDIRMVLHGGQAIVNGRRSETSLYDFDLATYDTGDTFDQSMARGFIELWGMSSKVASGRDLRVAGE; encoded by the coding sequence GTGACTGAGCGCATTGTTCTGGCCTACTCCGGTGGCCTTGATACGTCCGTAGCCATCGGCTGGATCGGTGAAGCCACCGGTGCCGAGGTCATCGCTGTGGCCGTCGACGTCGGACAGGGCGGCGAGTCCCTGGAGACCATCCGCCAGCGCGCCCTTGGCTGCGGCGCCGTCGAGGCTTATGTGGCCGACGCCCGCGACGAGTTCGCCAACGAGTACGCGATGCCCACACTGAAGGCCAACGCCCTCTACCAGGGCCACTACCCGCTGGTTTCGGCCATCTCCCGGCCCGTCATCGTCAAGCACCTCGTCAAGGCTGCCCGCGAATTCGGCGCCACCACAGTCGCTCACGGCTGCACCGGCAAGGGCAACGACCAGGTCCGCTTCGAAGTTGGCATCCAGACCCTCGGCCCGGACCTGAAGTGCATCGCACCCGTCCGCGACCTCGCCCTGACCCGTGACAAGGCCATTGCCTTCGCCGAGGAAAAGGGACTGCCGATCGAGACCACCAAGAAGAACCCGTACTCGATCGACCAGAACGTCTGGGGACGCGCCGTCGAAACCGGCTACCTTGAGGACATCTGGAACGCACCCACCAAGGACATCTACGACTACACCGCTACACCGGAATTCCCGCCGGCACCGGACGAGGTCACCATTTCCTTCCAGGCCGGCGTGCCGGTAGCGATCGACGGCGTCAAAGTCACCCCGCTGCAGGCCATCCAGGAACTGAACCGCCGTGCAGGCGCCCAGGGCGTTGGCCGCATCGACGTCGTCGAGGACCGCCTCGTCGGCATCAAGTCCCGTGAAATCTACGAAGCTCCGGGTGCCATGGCGCTGATTACCGCGCACAAGCACCTCGAGGACATCACCATCGAACGCGAGCAGGCCCGCTTCAAGGCCACCGTTGGCCAGCGCTGGTCCGAGCTGGTCTACGACGGCCAGTGGTTCTCCCCGCTCAAGCGCTCCTTGGACGCCTTCATTGAGGACACCCAGCAGTACGTTTCCGGTGACATCCGCATGGTCCTCCACGGTGGCCAGGCGATCGTCAACGGTCGTCGCTCCGAGACCTCGCTGTACGACTTCGACCTCGCCACCTACGACACCGGCGATACCTTCGACCAGTCCATGGCACGCGGCTTCATCGAGCTGTGGGGCATGTCCTCCAAGGTTGCCTCCGGCCGCGACCTGCGCGTCGCAGGCGAGTAA
- the argH gene encoding argininosuccinate lyase → MTSATNEGALWGGRFAGGPADALAALSKSTHFDWRLARYDIAGSKAHARVLAKAGLLDNAELEGMLAALTQLDEDVASGAYLPAESDEDVHGSLERGLIERAGTQLGGKLRAGRSRNDQVATLGRMFLRDHARIIAGGVLATIDALVEQAKAHHGVAMPGRTHLQHAQPVLLSHHLLAHAWALLRDVQRLQDWDKRAGVSPYGSGALAGSSLGLDPEAVAADLGFFSAVHNSIDGTASRDVFAEFAWVCSMIGVDLSRISEEVIFWATKEFSFVTLHDSYSTGSSIMPQKKNPDVAELARGKAGRLIGNLTGLLATLKGLPLAYNRDLQEDKEPVFDAADTLELLLPAVSGMIATLKFNTERMESLAPQGFALATDIAEWLVRQGVPFREAHELSGAAVKQAEGRGVELWDLTDEEYAAISEHLTPEVRSVLSTEGSLNSRNSQGGTAPAAVERQLAALEAELDEARSYVS, encoded by the coding sequence ATGACGTCCGCAACAAACGAAGGCGCACTGTGGGGCGGCCGGTTTGCCGGCGGTCCCGCGGATGCGCTGGCCGCACTGAGCAAGTCCACCCACTTTGACTGGCGGCTTGCCCGCTATGACATCGCCGGTTCCAAGGCGCACGCCCGCGTGCTGGCCAAGGCCGGACTGCTGGACAACGCCGAACTTGAAGGTATGCTCGCCGCCCTCACCCAGCTGGACGAGGACGTCGCCAGCGGCGCGTACCTTCCGGCCGAGAGCGACGAGGACGTGCATGGTTCGCTGGAACGCGGCCTCATTGAGCGCGCCGGAACCCAGTTGGGCGGCAAGCTCCGTGCGGGCCGTTCCCGCAACGACCAGGTGGCCACCCTTGGCCGCATGTTCCTGCGTGACCATGCCCGGATCATTGCAGGCGGTGTCCTTGCCACCATCGACGCCCTCGTTGAGCAGGCCAAGGCCCACCATGGCGTAGCCATGCCCGGCCGCACGCACCTGCAGCATGCCCAGCCGGTGTTGCTGAGCCACCATCTTTTGGCGCATGCCTGGGCTTTGCTTCGCGACGTGCAGCGTCTCCAGGACTGGGACAAGCGTGCCGGCGTTTCGCCGTATGGTTCGGGTGCGTTGGCGGGGTCATCCCTGGGCCTGGACCCCGAGGCCGTTGCCGCGGACCTGGGCTTCTTCTCGGCCGTCCACAACTCGATCGATGGCACCGCCTCCCGCGATGTCTTCGCCGAGTTCGCCTGGGTGTGTTCCATGATTGGCGTGGACCTGTCCCGGATCTCCGAGGAAGTCATCTTCTGGGCAACCAAGGAATTCTCCTTCGTCACGCTGCATGATTCGTACTCCACGGGGTCCTCGATCATGCCTCAGAAGAAGAACCCGGACGTTGCGGAGCTCGCCCGTGGCAAGGCAGGGCGCCTCATCGGCAACCTGACAGGCCTCCTGGCGACGCTCAAGGGCCTGCCGCTCGCGTATAACCGCGACCTGCAGGAGGACAAGGAACCGGTCTTCGATGCTGCCGACACCTTGGAGTTGCTGCTTCCGGCCGTGTCCGGCATGATTGCCACGCTCAAATTCAACACCGAGCGCATGGAATCACTGGCCCCGCAGGGCTTCGCACTGGCCACGGACATCGCGGAATGGCTTGTCCGCCAGGGCGTCCCCTTCCGCGAGGCCCACGAGCTCTCCGGTGCTGCGGTCAAGCAGGCCGAAGGCCGAGGCGTGGAGTTGTGGGACCTGACGGACGAGGAATACGCAGCAATCTCGGAGCACCTGACTCCCGAGGTCCGCAGCGTACTGAGCACGGAAGGTTCGCTCAACAGCCGTAATTCGCAGGGCGGAACGGCGCCGGCCGCCGTCGAACGCCAACTGGCGGCCTTGGAAGCGGAACTGGACGAAGCGCGCTCCTACGTCAGCTAG